From one Thermoanaerobaculia bacterium genomic stretch:
- a CDS encoding PDZ domain-containing protein yields the protein MKRIRSISCTLHSAVVLASLSLTGCSSMVTHFGGGLSEDLQQNGVAARARIEEIWDTGWTINDNPVIGMKVLVLPPDRPAFTATIEKTTVSRIGIPQFQPGNTVPVRFDPGNPAVVAIDFGGSESAESASGNPYRDRFAPTALLGANFLPPPASPELYLGTADSAADLAALFENDYSLLGGSRVENGSNPEQALEQGRAIGAALVVVYGHFSPPPGKALEVLPFRPRPVDPDSPAAKRLAGPGAEMLVSGLGPDDQFAAYWGKTRPAILGIVSRPLSADEQARLRREDGIVVESVANGSPAAFARIAPGDVLIAIDGEPFGDVTAVPALVTSLAGRRVGIDLIRDGRPYSVMVQLNPAAP from the coding sequence ATGAAGCGCATTCGATCGATATCGTGCACCCTGCATTCGGCCGTCGTGCTGGCCAGCTTGAGTCTTACGGGCTGCTCCAGCATGGTCACCCACTTCGGCGGCGGCCTGTCCGAGGATTTGCAGCAGAACGGCGTCGCGGCCAGGGCCAGGATCGAGGAGATCTGGGACACCGGCTGGACGATCAACGACAACCCGGTGATCGGGATGAAGGTGCTGGTCCTGCCGCCGGACCGCCCGGCCTTCACGGCGACGATCGAGAAAACGACGGTCTCGCGGATCGGCATTCCCCAGTTCCAGCCCGGCAATACCGTCCCGGTGCGCTTCGACCCCGGCAACCCGGCGGTGGTGGCGATCGACTTCGGCGGGTCGGAGTCCGCGGAATCGGCGTCGGGCAACCCCTACCGCGACCGGTTCGCGCCCACGGCACTCCTGGGCGCCAACTTCCTGCCGCCACCCGCTTCCCCCGAGCTCTACCTCGGCACCGCCGACAGCGCCGCCGACCTCGCGGCCCTGTTCGAGAACGACTACTCGCTGCTCGGTGGTTCCAGAGTGGAGAACGGGTCGAACCCCGAGCAGGCCCTCGAACAGGGCAGGGCGATCGGCGCCGCCCTGGTGGTCGTGTATGGGCACTTCTCTCCGCCCCCCGGCAAGGCGCTCGAGGTCCTGCCGTTTCGCCCGCGACCGGTGGATCCGGATTCGCCGGCGGCGAAGCGTCTCGCGGGTCCCGGCGCGGAGATGCTCGTCTCGGGCCTCGGACCGGACGACCAGTTCGCGGCCTACTGGGGCAAGACCCGGCCGGCGATCCTGGGGATCGTCTCGCGGCCACTTTCCGCAGACGAGCAGGCGCGGCTCCGGCGCGAGGATGGGATCGTGGTGGAGAGCGTGGCGAACGGCTCGCCCGCCGCCTTCGCCCGGATCGCACCCGGCGACGTGCTGATCGCGATCGACGGTGAACCGTTCGGCGACGTCACCGCCGTGCCGGCGCTCGTCACCTCCCTGGCGGGCCGGCGGGTCGGCATCGACCTGATCCGCGACGGCAGGCCGTACTCGGTGATGGTGCAGCTCAATCCAGCGGCGCCCTGA